The Microterricola viridarii genome segment GGCCGGGCGCTGGCTGCGCGGCAGCACCCCGGCCCGGCACATCGCCTTCGTCATGCCCGTTGCCCTCGTGCTCTGGTCGGCCGCAATCGCCTACGAGACGCTCGTGTTCTCGGTCGGCGGCAGCGTGCTCGAGGTGCTCGGCTACATCTCGCTCGCCGCCACTGCGACGGTGCCCATCGGTTTCGTCGCCGGCCTGAGCTACCTGCTCAGCCTGCGCGGCCGGGTCTCAGACCTGATGGTGATCACCCGGGACGGCGTCGACCGCACCCTCTGGCAGGCGATCCTGGCCGACACACTCCGTGACCCGTCGCTGCGCGTCTACTGGTGGGAGGAGCCCGAATCCCGCTACGTCGACTCGCACGGCCGGGCGGCGACCCCGAGCGTTGCCGGCATGGGGGAGCACCGCCAGGGGGCGCTGCTGCCGATCAACACCCCGGACGGCCCACTGGCCGTCATCCGGCACGACAGCGCGTTGAGCGAGAACGCGAACCTGCTCGATGCCGTCTCGACGGCGCTCCGGCTGAGCGTGGACAACGGCCGGCTGCGCGACGAGCTTGAGGCGACGCTGCGCGAGGTGCGCGAGTCGCGGCTGCGCATCGTCGACGCGGGCATCGAGGCGCGGCGACAGCTCGAGCGTGACCTGCACGACGGCTCGCAGCAGTCGCTCGTGGCGCTCGCCCTGCGGCTGCGGATGGCGGCAGGCCGGGCCGAGCAGCTCGGGCAGCACGACATGGCCGCCGACCTGGACGCGGCCCTGGAACAGCTCTCGGCCGCGCTGAAGCAGCTGCGCGAGCTGGCCCGCGGAATCCACCCCACCTCTCTCACCGTCGGCGGGCTGGCCACCGCCGTGCCGGAGCTGGTCGCCCACTCGCCCGTGCCGATCGAGATGCGCCTGGTCATCGACCGCCGGCCGCCGGCCGTCGTGGAGGCGACCGTTTACTTCTTCGTCGCCGAGTGCCTCACCAACATCGCCAAGTACGCCGAGGCGCAGGCCGGCCGCGTCGCGGTGACGGCCAGCGCCACCGAGCTGATGATCGAAGTGGCGGATGACGGCAGGGGAGGCGCGTCGCTCGGGCTCGGCAGCGGCCTGCTCGGCCTGATCGACCGGGTCGAGACGCTGGGTGGCCGGGTTGAGCTGCGCAGCGTGCCGGAGCAGGGCACCACCGTCAGCGCGTGGATCCCGCTGGCGGGCGCGCCAGAAGATCACTGACGCCGGCAGAGCTGACGCCGGCAGAGCTGACGCCGGCAGAGCCGACGCCGGTCAGGGCCGCCAGCGTGCAGCCGCGTAGTCGACCCGGTAGCCGTCATCCGTCGTCGTCGAGATCAGCGGGGTGCCCTCCGCGGTGTAGTACGGCAGGGCGCGGGCGGCGAGCCCCCGCGGCGGGTGCCCGCCGGCGCGCAGCACACGCCACCACGGTGACGCGGAGCCGTAGTAGGCCATCACCTGGCCGACGGCGCGCGCTCCACGGGAGCCGAGCATCGCCGCCACGTCGCCGTAGCTGAGCACCTGCCCGGCCGGGATGTCATCGACGACGGCCAACACGGCCTCGGCGAAGCCGCGGTCGGGGGCAGGCATGTGCGCGGTTAGGAGATCTGGAGGGCGCCGATGACGTCGCCGTACTGCGTCTCGCCGATGTCGATGAAGCCGATGCGGTGGAAGAACGCCTCGGGGCCGGTCTCGCCGGGCTCCCACATGACGGTGATCTGGTCGACGCCGCGCTTCTTCGCCTCCTCGGCCAGCGCCTGCGCCGCGAAACGGCCGACGCCCTTGCCCTGCGCCTCGGCGTCGACGTTGATGCGCCAGATGCAGGCGCGGAACTCCTCGCGGTCATTCTCCGGGTCGAAGTTGCCGTGGATGAAACCGACGACCTTGTCGTCCTGCAGCACCACACGCTGCCAGGCGGCACCGGGTGTCAGCACGGCGGTCTCCGCGGAGTAGGAGACGGGCGTGATGAACTGCTCTTGCCCGGGCTTCAGGCTCAAGTTGTTCGCCGCGACGACGTTCGAGGCGGACAGTTCTTCGAGTCGCAATTCAGCCATGGCCTTAGGCTAACCCGCCGAGACCTGATCGGGGTAGTTGAGGGATTCTCTCGATGTCGGGACAGTTGCCGACCTCGGTATCGAGAAGCGCAATGAGACCAGTGACCAGATCGCGATCGACGCCGCACACGCGATCCGAAGCACGGTGTCCGCGTCACGTGCGCCACCACCACCCCGACGAGGCCAGGGTCGAGGAATTCGGCCTGGAGAAGATGGGGAAGAGCCCGAACGGCACCATCCGCACCATCCTCGGCGGCACTGGGGCAGGCAGCACTGAGGCGGGCGGCACTGAGGCGGGCAGCACTGAGGCCAGCCTGCGCTTGCTGGCGGTGCCGCCCCGCGTGCGCCAAGCTCGGAGCATGGCTTGGATCATGACGAACGCCCGCCGTTACCCGCTGCTGACCACCACCGTACTTGTGGGCCTTCTGGGCATCGTGCTCTGGGCGTTCGGTTTGGGGAGCGAGCCCGTCAACCTGGTGCGCTGGCTGTTCAGCGGCTTCGCCCTGTTCGTTGCCGTGCTGCAGGCCATCCAGATGGTCCGCGACATCATGCGTGGGCACTGGGGCCTCGACATCCTGGCCGTCACCGCCATCGTCGCGACCGTGCTGGTCGACGAGTACGTGGCGAGCATCGTGATCGTGCTCATGCTGACCGGTGGAGAGGCGCTCGAGGACTACGCGGCCGGCCGCGCCAAGCGGGAGCTCAACGCGCTGCTGGAGAAGAGCCCGCAGTCTGCGCACCGGGTGCTCCCGGGCGGCGGCATCGAGGAGGTGCCGGTGGCCGAGGTCAAGGTCGGCGACACGCTACTGCTGCGCCCGGCCGAGATCGTGCCCGTCGACGGCGAGCTGCTGGACGTCGGCGGCGTGTTCGACGAGTCGTCGCTGACGGGTGAGAGCGTGCCGGTGGAGCGGGCCGTCGGTGACGCGGTGCTGAGCGGCGCCGTCAACGGGCAGGCCGCCGTGCAGATCACGGCCACCGCCACGGCAGAGAACAGCCAGTACCAGCGCATCGTCGCCCTGGTCGCGGCCGCCGGCGAGAGCAAAGCCCCCGTGGTGCGGCTGGCCGACCGATACGCGGTGCCGTTCACCCTGTTCTCGCTGGCGCTGGCCGGCGTGGCCTGGGCGGTCAGCGGCGACCCGGTGCGGTTCGCAGAAGTGCTCGTGGTCGCCACCCCGTGCCCGCTGCTGATCGCCGCCCCCGTCGCATTCATGGGCGGCATGAGCCGGGCCGCCCGCAACGGCGTGATCGTCAAGGGCGGCGGAGTGCTCGAAACGCTCTCCCGGGCCCGCACCGTCGTCTTCGACAAGACCGGAACGCTCACCCACGGGACCCCGAGCCTGACAGCGGTGCGCCCGGCTCCCGGCTTCGACGCCGACGAGGTGCTTGCGCTCGCGGCATCCGCAGAACAGTACTCCTCGCACGTGCTGGCGGCCTCGATCATGCGCGCAGCCGAGGAGCGCGGCCTCACCCTGCGCCCGGCCAAGACCGCCCGCGAGGTGGCCACACACGGCGTCGTCGCCGACATCGACGGCCGGGTCGTCACCATCGGCAAGCTGGCTTTCGTGCGGGATGCCGCCCCGGACGCCCGCGCGACGGAGCTGGTCGGCGGCGAGCTCTCGATCGCGGTCGCCGTCGACGGCCGATTCGCCGGTTCGATCGTGGCCAGCGACAGTGTGCGGGGCAACGCGGCGGCCACCATCGCGGCGCTGCGCGAACTCGGGGTGCGCGAGAGCATGATCTTGACCGGGGATGCCCGGGCAACGGCCAGCCACGTGGCCGAGGAGCTCGGGATCACCCGGGTGCAGGCCGAGTGCCTTCCGCAGGACAAGGTCATCACGGTCAGGGCGGTCACCGAGCGGCCCGTGATCATGGTCGGCGACGGCGTGAACGATGCCCCGGTGCTGGCCGCCGCCGACGTCGGCATCGCCATGGGGGCCAAGGGGGCGACGGCCGCCAGCGAGTCTGCCGACGTGGTGATCATGGTCGACGACATCTCGCGGGCGGCCAGGGCGGTGCAGATCGGCCACGACACCGTGCGCATCGCCCTGCAGAGCATCTGGATCGGCATCGCCTTCAGCGTCGTGCTGATGCTCATCGCCGCCTTCGGCGTGATCCCGGCCACCGTGGGTGCCGTGCTGCAGGAGGTGGTGGACCTCGTGACGATCCTGAACGCCCTGCGGGCGATCGGGCGCCGCCGTGACGCGCACTGGAACGTGCCGTCCGCCCCGTAGCCGGGCGGGAATCCCGGCCGCCG includes the following:
- a CDS encoding sensor histidine kinase — encoded protein: MTAAVPWGRLSLVWLAVGVVLFTEIVGSAAAARVPVWTAPYTVMHTAVGLCYAICAWMAWRSADATIPGRLMIAVAFLWLPPTFISATGQIGWLWPLLEGVEVVWAVLVGAIVLIYPAGKLHGRIDVGIAVAAVTALSIRFVCALFFNQPVDGSRNVAPNPYALVVGDEIFIFADRAFRLFGVALILLIIVVVAGRWLRGSTPARHIAFVMPVALVLWSAAIAYETLVFSVGGSVLEVLGYISLAATATVPIGFVAGLSYLLSLRGRVSDLMVITRDGVDRTLWQAILADTLRDPSLRVYWWEEPESRYVDSHGRAATPSVAGMGEHRQGALLPINTPDGPLAVIRHDSALSENANLLDAVSTALRLSVDNGRLRDELEATLREVRESRLRIVDAGIEARRQLERDLHDGSQQSLVALALRLRMAAGRAEQLGQHDMAADLDAALEQLSAALKQLRELARGIHPTSLTVGGLATAVPELVAHSPVPIEMRLVIDRRPPAVVEATVYFFVAECLTNIAKYAEAQAGRVAVTASATELMIEVADDGRGGASLGLGSGLLGLIDRVETLGGRVELRSVPEQGTTVSAWIPLAGAPEDH
- a CDS encoding MGMT family protein, which encodes MPAPDRGFAEAVLAVVDDIPAGQVLSYGDVAAMLGSRGARAVGQVMAYYGSASPWWRVLRAGGHPPRGLAARALPYYTAEGTPLISTTTDDGYRVDYAAARWRP
- a CDS encoding GNAT family N-acetyltransferase is translated as MAELRLEELSASNVVAANNLSLKPGQEQFITPVSYSAETAVLTPGAAWQRVVLQDDKVVGFIHGNFDPENDREEFRACIWRINVDAEAQGKGVGRFAAQALAEEAKKRGVDQITVMWEPGETGPEAFFHRIGFIDIGETQYGDVIGALQIS
- a CDS encoding heavy metal translocating P-type ATPase encodes the protein MAWIMTNARRYPLLTTTVLVGLLGIVLWAFGLGSEPVNLVRWLFSGFALFVAVLQAIQMVRDIMRGHWGLDILAVTAIVATVLVDEYVASIVIVLMLTGGEALEDYAAGRAKRELNALLEKSPQSAHRVLPGGGIEEVPVAEVKVGDTLLLRPAEIVPVDGELLDVGGVFDESSLTGESVPVERAVGDAVLSGAVNGQAAVQITATATAENSQYQRIVALVAAAGESKAPVVRLADRYAVPFTLFSLALAGVAWAVSGDPVRFAEVLVVATPCPLLIAAPVAFMGGMSRAARNGVIVKGGGVLETLSRARTVVFDKTGTLTHGTPSLTAVRPAPGFDADEVLALAASAEQYSSHVLAASIMRAAEERGLTLRPAKTAREVATHGVVADIDGRVVTIGKLAFVRDAAPDARATELVGGELSIAVAVDGRFAGSIVASDSVRGNAAATIAALRELGVRESMILTGDARATASHVAEELGITRVQAECLPQDKVITVRAVTERPVIMVGDGVNDAPVLAAADVGIAMGAKGATAASESADVVIMVDDISRAARAVQIGHDTVRIALQSIWIGIAFSVVLMLIAAFGVIPATVGAVLQEVVDLVTILNALRAIGRRRDAHWNVPSAP